A DNA window from Mucilaginibacter xinganensis contains the following coding sequences:
- the murD gene encoding UDP-N-acetylmuramoyl-L-alanine--D-glutamate ligase, whose product MDKRIKMESKKLIAILGAGESGVGAAYLAQQQGYDVFVSDFGGIADNYKQQLQDWNIRFEEKQHTEDEILKAVEVIKSPGIPEKAPVVKKIKEKGIPVISEIEFAGRYTQAKIIGITGSNGKTTTASLTYHILKNAGLNVGLAGNIGKSFAYQVATEKFDLYVLELSSFMLDDMFSFKVDIAVLLNITPDHLDRYDYKLENYAASKFRISQNQTAVDYFIYCADDPETIKGMEGRSFAAQQLPFSIEKKIEQGAYLEQDNIVINTHQQHFQMSINELALQGKHNIYNTMASGIVAKVLELRNPSMRESMGNFKSIEHRLESVGKISGISFINDSKATNVNSTWYALESMTSDVILILGGVDKGNDYSMLKDLVKQKVKAIVCLGKDNRRIHEAFEDVVDVIVNTHSAQEAAQVSYHLATKGDTVLLSPACASFDLFKNYEDRGRQFKQAVREL is encoded by the coding sequence ATGGACAAAAGAATAAAAATGGAATCAAAAAAACTCATAGCAATTCTTGGGGCCGGCGAAAGCGGGGTGGGCGCGGCTTACCTGGCACAGCAGCAGGGGTATGATGTTTTTGTATCTGATTTTGGCGGTATTGCTGATAACTATAAACAGCAGCTGCAGGACTGGAATATTCGTTTTGAAGAAAAGCAGCACACTGAAGATGAGATCCTGAAAGCTGTTGAGGTAATTAAGAGCCCGGGTATTCCTGAAAAAGCGCCTGTTGTAAAGAAAATTAAGGAAAAGGGAATTCCTGTGATCTCGGAAATTGAATTTGCAGGGAGATATACCCAGGCAAAAATAATTGGGATAACCGGCTCAAACGGAAAAACGACAACAGCCAGCTTAACCTATCACATATTGAAAAATGCAGGGTTAAATGTTGGCCTTGCGGGTAACATAGGTAAAAGCTTTGCCTACCAGGTTGCAACGGAAAAGTTTGACCTGTACGTTCTTGAGTTAAGCAGCTTTATGCTTGATGATATGTTCAGCTTTAAAGTTGACATAGCTGTGCTATTAAATATAACACCCGATCATTTAGACCGGTATGATTACAAACTGGAAAACTATGCAGCGTCAAAGTTTCGCATCTCTCAAAATCAAACAGCCGTCGACTATTTTATTTATTGTGCCGATGATCCGGAAACAATTAAGGGAATGGAAGGCAGGAGCTTTGCAGCGCAGCAGTTACCATTCTCTATCGAAAAAAAGATCGAACAGGGAGCATATCTCGAACAGGACAATATTGTCATTAACACTCACCAACAACATTTTCAGATGTCAATAAACGAATTAGCGCTACAGGGTAAACATAACATTTACAACACAATGGCATCAGGTATAGTAGCAAAAGTGCTCGAACTGCGCAATCCTTCTATGAGGGAAAGTATGGGCAACTTTAAAAGCATTGAGCACAGGCTGGAGTCGGTTGGCAAAATATCAGGCATCAGCTTCATTAATGATTCAAAAGCTACAAACGTTAACTCAACCTGGTATGCCCTTGAAAGCATGACCAGCGACGTGATACTGATACTGGGTGGTGTTGATAAAGGCAATGACTACAGTATGCTGAAAGACCTGGTTAAGCAAAAGGTAAAGGCGATAGTTTGCCTTGGTAAGGATAACAGGCGCATTCATGAAGCTTTTGAAGACGTGGTGGATGTGATAGTCAATACGCATTCGGCGCAGGAAGCGGCACAGGTATCATACCACCTGGCAACCAAAGGCGATACTGTATTGCTGTCGCCGGCATGTGCCAGTTTTGATCTGTTTAAAAATTACGAAGACAGGGGCAGGCAGTTTAAGCAGGCGGTGAGAGAATTGTAG
- the murG gene encoding undecaprenyldiphospho-muramoylpentapeptide beta-N-acetylglucosaminyltransferase encodes MKSGKKIIISGGGTGGHIFPAIAIANALKSLDPKTEILFVGASGRMEMEKVPAAGYKIIGLEIQGIQRKSILKNLMFPVKLLLSVRKSLEIIKEFKPDAVVGVGGYASGPLLYAASLKGIPYLIQEQNSYAGITNKWLGKKARKICVAFDGMEKFFPFDRIIKTGNPIRKESVNIAGKQMQALELFKLSAFKKTILITGGSLGARTLNNSIMAGLDKLIAADVQVIWQTGKFYYKGIIEKLGEDYNPNVRIMEFLNRMDLAYAAADVIISRAGAGTIAELYMVKKPVILVPSPNVAEDHQTKNALALVEAHAAFFIADRDAEVNLVDKTIALLNDKELQRKMSDNIGKMAMPNADDVIAKEVFKMIK; translated from the coding sequence GTGAAGTCAGGTAAAAAAATAATCATTAGCGGGGGCGGTACCGGGGGACATATTTTCCCGGCTATCGCAATTGCCAATGCTTTAAAAAGTTTGGATCCTAAAACCGAGATCTTATTTGTTGGTGCAAGCGGCCGGATGGAAATGGAGAAGGTGCCGGCGGCTGGTTATAAAATAATTGGACTGGAGATTCAGGGCATACAGCGTAAATCTATCTTAAAGAACCTGATGTTCCCTGTAAAACTGCTGTTGAGCGTCAGGAAGTCGCTGGAGATTATAAAGGAGTTTAAACCGGATGCAGTTGTAGGCGTGGGCGGTTATGCGTCGGGGCCGCTGTTATATGCGGCATCATTAAAGGGAATACCTTATTTGATACAGGAACAAAACTCGTATGCTGGTATCACCAATAAATGGTTGGGCAAAAAAGCAAGAAAGATCTGTGTTGCCTTTGACGGCATGGAGAAATTTTTCCCTTTTGACAGGATCATAAAAACAGGTAATCCTATCCGTAAGGAATCGGTTAATATTGCCGGGAAGCAAATGCAGGCACTGGAACTTTTTAAGCTTTCGGCCTTTAAAAAAACAATATTGATAACCGGCGGCAGCTTGGGCGCGCGTACTTTAAATAATAGCATAATGGCCGGGCTTGATAAGCTGATAGCCGCTGATGTGCAGGTAATATGGCAAACCGGGAAATTCTATTATAAAGGGATAATTGAAAAACTTGGCGAAGACTACAACCCCAATGTGCGGATCATGGAGTTTTTGAACCGGATGGATTTGGCCTATGCAGCGGCCGACGTGATTATATCAAGGGCCGGTGCCGGGACAATTGCCGAGTTGTATATGGTAAAAAAGCCGGTAATACTGGTTCCTTCGCCAAACGTGGCCGAGGATCACCAAACAAAAAATGCGCTGGCGCTGGTAGAAGCCCATGCCGCGTTTTTTATAGCAGACAGGGATGCTGAAGTTAACCTGGTTGATAAGACTATTGCGCTTTTAAATGATAAAGAACTGCAGCGAAAAATGAGCGACAATATTGGCAAAATGGCGATGCCAAATGCCGATGATGTGATTGCAAAAGAAGTGTTTAAAATGATAAAGTAG
- a CDS encoding FtsW/RodA/SpoVE family cell cycle protein, translated as MHRILSNTKGDRWIWLIVILLSMISLLAVYSSIGTLAYSRGVGAESILMKHLAMIIGGLALMYISHKLDYRYYAGISKLLMIITIPLLLYTLFFGSHINNASRWIAIPGTGLSFQTSDLAKLALITYLARTLSRKQENIKDVKQSFIPIMGSVCVVFALIGPANLSTGLMLFGVSVLLLIMGRISVKQIAVVCIAGAILLAGILMLGKRSATHMSRLKTFFHPEQVDESKLFQGNHAKIAIATGGIFGKGPGKSDERYFLPEAFSDEIFAIIIEEYGLFGGLVLMGLYLFLLFRCIKIATKAPKAFGTLLAAGLSFSLTIQAFANMAVAVGLGPVTGIPLPLVSMGGTSILFTSIAFGIILSVSRDIDEPKKVIVGEIKEVAIA; from the coding sequence ATGCACAGAATACTCAGTAATACAAAAGGAGACCGGTGGATATGGCTGATAGTCATATTACTTTCAATGATCTCGTTGCTGGCCGTGTACAGTTCCATTGGTACGTTGGCCTATTCGCGAGGGGTTGGGGCCGAGTCTATTTTGATGAAACACCTGGCCATGATTATTGGTGGCCTTGCGCTGATGTATATTTCGCACAAGCTTGATTATCGTTATTATGCAGGGATCTCGAAACTATTAATGATCATCACTATTCCATTGTTGCTATATACGTTGTTCTTTGGGTCGCATATTAACAATGCAAGCCGCTGGATCGCCATCCCCGGAACAGGGTTAAGCTTTCAAACATCGGATTTGGCCAAGCTGGCGCTCATTACTTACCTGGCACGTACCCTGTCGCGTAAGCAGGAGAATATAAAGGACGTTAAGCAATCATTTATCCCGATAATGGGTTCTGTTTGCGTGGTGTTTGCACTGATAGGCCCTGCAAATTTATCAACGGGTTTAATGTTATTCGGGGTGAGTGTGCTGTTGCTGATAATGGGCAGGATAAGCGTTAAACAAATAGCGGTAGTATGTATTGCGGGGGCCATATTATTAGCCGGAATTTTGATGCTGGGTAAAAGGAGTGCTACGCATATGTCCAGGCTAAAAACCTTCTTTCACCCGGAACAGGTTGACGAGAGTAAACTATTCCAGGGAAACCATGCTAAAATAGCCATAGCTACCGGCGGTATTTTTGGTAAAGGCCCGGGAAAAAGCGACGAACGGTATTTTTTACCCGAGGCATTTTCTGATGAGATTTTTGCCATAATAATTGAAGAATACGGGCTATTTGGCGGTTTGGTGCTGATGGGTTTGTACCTGTTTTTGTTATTCCGCTGTATAAAAATAGCCACCAAGGCACCAAAAGCGTTTGGTACGCTGCTGGCGGCCGGCCTTAGTTTCAGCTTAACCATACAGGCATTTGCCAATATGGCGGTTGCCGTTGGTTTAGGCCCGGTAACGGGGATTCCGCTGCCGCTGGTGAGCATGGGCGGAACCTCTATATTATTTACCAGCATAGCGTTTGGTATTATACTATCGGTTAGCCGGGACATTGACGAGCCCAAGAAAGTTATAGTGGGCGAAATAAAGGAAGTGGCGATAGCGTAG
- the murC gene encoding UDP-N-acetylmuramate--L-alanine ligase, giving the protein MELSSIKRVYLVGIGGIGMSGLARYFHHLGCVVCGYDKTATDLTGDLHNEGIRIIFEDRTDWIPYSFQQPDEGTLIIYTPAIPKDSAILNFFRDNNFGLFKRSQVLGIISQGMFTVAVAGTHGKTTTSTMVAHILKDSGKDCSAFLGGLSTNYHSNVLYGKNNIVVVEADEYDRSFLTLHPDVAIVTSMDADHLDIYGDHAHLTESFQLFASQIKPGGTLIHKKGLDLNAGFTYAVEAEADATASNIKIENGDFYFDFNNSNTSIPDIRMGIAGTHNIENAVAAIEACLILEVPAAAIKSALGSFKGVHRRFEYVIKNDRQIFIDDYAHHPEELKAAIRSVKKLYPGKKLTTIFQPHLFTRTRDFADGFAAALDLSDELIILDIYPARELPIEGVNAGMILERMQLQNKRLVSKQEVLNVIRDEKPELLLTVGAGDIDTLVQPLKQILQDV; this is encoded by the coding sequence ATGGAACTAAGCAGCATAAAACGGGTTTATTTGGTGGGGATCGGCGGAATCGGCATGAGCGGGTTGGCCCGGTACTTTCATCATTTGGGTTGTGTTGTTTGCGGCTATGATAAAACAGCCACTGATTTAACCGGCGATCTGCATAACGAAGGCATCCGCATAATTTTTGAAGATCGTACAGACTGGATCCCTTACAGCTTTCAACAGCCTGATGAGGGTACGCTGATTATTTATACACCGGCTATTCCTAAGGACTCGGCAATTTTAAACTTTTTCCGTGATAATAATTTCGGGCTCTTTAAAAGGTCGCAGGTGCTGGGTATCATCAGCCAGGGGATGTTTACAGTGGCGGTAGCCGGTACCCATGGCAAAACTACCACATCAACCATGGTTGCCCATATTTTAAAAGATTCTGGTAAAGACTGCTCCGCATTTTTGGGCGGACTTTCAACCAATTACCACAGCAATGTGCTGTATGGTAAAAATAACATAGTGGTGGTTGAAGCTGATGAGTACGACCGTTCATTCCTTACCCTGCATCCTGACGTTGCTATTGTAACCTCAATGGACGCTGACCATTTGGATATTTATGGCGACCATGCGCATTTAACGGAATCTTTTCAGCTATTTGCATCGCAAATAAAGCCCGGTGGTACACTGATTCATAAAAAAGGATTGGATTTAAATGCCGGTTTTACTTATGCCGTGGAGGCTGAAGCAGATGCCACAGCATCAAACATAAAAATAGAGAACGGCGATTTTTACTTCGATTTTAATAATAGCAACACCAGCATACCCGATATCAGAATGGGGATAGCCGGAACGCATAATATTGAAAATGCAGTTGCTGCAATTGAAGCCTGCCTGATTCTTGAAGTGCCTGCTGCCGCCATAAAAAGTGCGTTGGGCTCATTTAAGGGTGTACACCGCAGGTTTGAATATGTAATAAAAAATGATCGTCAAATATTTATTGATGATTATGCGCATCATCCCGAAGAATTAAAGGCGGCAATCAGGTCGGTTAAAAAGTTATACCCTGGTAAAAAGCTTACCACTATTTTTCAGCCGCATTTATTTACCCGCACACGGGATTTTGCCGATGGCTTTGCAGCGGCGCTTGACCTGTCGGACGAGTTGATTATCCTGGATATTTACCCGGCGCGCGAGTTACCGATTGAAGGCGTTAACGCCGGGATGATACTGGAGCGGATGCAGCTGCAAAACAAGCGGCTGGTAAGCAAGCAGGAAGTTTTAAATGTTATAAGAGATGAAAAGCCGGAACTGCTGCTTACAGTGGGTGCCGGCGATATTGATACCCTGGTTCAACCCTTAAAACAAATTTTGCAGGATGTTTAA
- the mraY gene encoding phospho-N-acetylmuramoyl-pentapeptide-transferase: MLYYLFTWLNKNYTIPGSGVFQYITFRTAMAVITSLVVTTVFGRRLIDYLRFKQVGETVRNLGLEGQMQKAGTPTMGGLIIILGILVPTLLFAKLGNIYIIMMLVTTVWLGGIGFLDDYIKVFKKNKEGLAGKFKIIGQVGLALFIGFTMYSNQDIVIRQEVKLPVKYDAPVDFHMRGNTPVYTQDIRSTKTTMPFYKNNEFDYGKVLKFIGADSDHYSLLVFMFSVILIITFISNGANITDGIDGLATGTSAIIGITLAILAYVSGNTVIADYLNIMYIPNSGELVIFAGAFVGACVGFLWYNSYPAQVFMGDTGSLAIGGIIAVFAIMIRKELLVPLLCGVFVIENLSVIIQVSWFKYTRLRFGEGRRVFLMSPLHHHYQKKGFHEAKIVTRFWIIGILLAIVTIITLKLR; the protein is encoded by the coding sequence ATGCTTTATTACCTATTTACCTGGCTTAATAAAAATTACACTATTCCTGGTTCGGGGGTGTTTCAATACATCACTTTCCGTACGGCAATGGCTGTAATTACGTCGCTGGTAGTAACCACGGTGTTTGGCCGCAGGCTGATTGACTATTTGCGGTTTAAGCAGGTTGGTGAAACGGTGCGTAACCTGGGTTTGGAAGGGCAGATGCAAAAGGCCGGTACCCCAACTATGGGCGGGCTCATTATCATATTAGGAATTCTTGTCCCTACGCTATTGTTTGCAAAGCTTGGCAATATCTATATCATTATGATGCTGGTTACCACGGTTTGGCTTGGGGGAATCGGCTTTTTGGATGATTATATTAAAGTATTTAAAAAGAATAAAGAAGGCTTAGCCGGCAAGTTTAAGATTATCGGCCAGGTTGGGCTAGCACTGTTTATTGGCTTTACCATGTATTCTAACCAGGATATTGTGATCCGCCAGGAAGTGAAGTTACCGGTAAAGTATGATGCCCCTGTTGATTTTCACATGCGTGGCAATACGCCCGTTTATACACAGGACATCAGGTCGACAAAAACAACCATGCCGTTTTATAAAAACAATGAGTTTGATTATGGCAAGGTATTAAAGTTCATCGGTGCCGATTCTGACCACTATTCGCTGCTGGTATTTATGTTCTCGGTGATCCTTATCATCACCTTTATATCAAATGGTGCAAATATAACCGACGGCATAGATGGCCTTGCAACGGGTACATCTGCCATTATTGGCATCACCCTGGCTATCCTGGCCTATGTATCGGGTAACACGGTGATTGCGGATTATCTGAACATTATGTACATCCCCAATTCGGGCGAACTGGTAATTTTTGCCGGTGCTTTTGTTGGAGCATGCGTTGGCTTTCTGTGGTACAATTCATACCCGGCCCAGGTTTTTATGGGCGATACGGGCAGTTTGGCAATAGGGGGAATAATAGCAGTATTTGCCATTATGATCCGTAAGGAACTATTGGTACCCCTGTTGTGCGGCGTTTTTGTGATTGAAAATTTATCGGTAATTATCCAGGTATCCTGGTTTAAATATACCAGGTTAAGGTTTGGAGAAGGACGCAGGGTGTTTTTAATGTCGCCCTTACATCACCACTACCAAAAAAAGGGGTTTCATGAAGCCAAGATCGTAACCCGGTTCTGGATCATCGGCATCCTGCTGGCAATAGTTACAATTATAACGTTGAAGCTGAGGTAG